ATTGGCTGGGATAACGTAATCTACTTCACGTGGATCAGAGTTAGTATCAACCATGGCGAAAACTGGAATGTTTAATTTTTGTGCTTCTTTGATTGCGATGTGTTCCGCTTTGATATCTACCACGAAAAGTGCAGCAGGTAATCTTGACATATCAGCGATAGAACCTAAGTTCTTCTCTAATTTGGCACGAAGACGATCAACTTGTAATCTTTCTTTTTTAGACAAAGTCATGAAAGTACCATCTTTTTTCATTTTATCAATAGAAGCCATTTTTTTAACGGCTTTACGGATAGTAACGAAGTTGGTTAACATACCACCTGGCCATCTTTCAGTGATGTAAGGCATGTTACAAGCTAATGCTTTTTCAGATACGATATCTTTTGCTTGTTTTTTGGTAGCTACGAAAAGTATTTTTCTACCAGATGCTGCAATTTTTTTCATGGCTTCATTAGCCTCTTCAATTTTGGCAGCGGTTTTGTATAGGTTGATAATGTGAATTCCATTACGCTCCATATAGATGTAAGGGCCATGTTCGGATCCCACTTACGAGTCATGTGTCCGAAGTGAACACCTGCTTCTAATAATTCTTTAACGTCAATTTTGTTTGCCATTGTGTAATAGTTTACGTTCCGTGTTATAGCAATTTTCAAGTAGTCACTTGCGTTTGTCTTGAAAATTTAGATGCTAAACTAATTCCCTTTTTACAAGGAATATCGACAACTTTGTTTTAAATTCTAATTTAATTGTAAAAAATAATCTGAAAATATATTCTGGTAAATACCGAATATTAACGTTTCGAGAATTGGAATCTCTTTCTCGCTTTTTTCTGACCGAATTTTTTACGTTCTACCATTCTTGGATCTCTGGTTAGTAATCCTTCTGGTTTTAGGATGCTTCTGTTTTCATCCCCTACTTCACACATTGCTCTAGCAATAGCCATTCTCACAGCTTCTGCTTGACCTGTTGAACCACCACCGTATACATTTACTTTTACGTCAAAGTTGTCAGCGTTGTTTGTCATAGACATTGGCTGTAATACTT
Above is a genomic segment from Flavobacterium phycosphaerae containing:
- the rpsI gene encoding 30S ribosomal protein S9 translates to MGVIHKIGRRKCAVARVYVSEGTGKITVNKREFNNYFPTATLQYKVLQPMSMTNNADNFDVKVNVYGGGSTGQAEAVRMAIARAMCEVGDENRSILKPEGLLTRDPRMVERKKFGQKKARKRFQFSKR